From the Halorhabdus utahensis DSM 12940 genome, one window contains:
- the feoB gene encoding ferrous iron transport protein B, whose protein sequence is MEGCHDTGCDASEIDADSTLALVGCPNVGKSVVFAELAEQYVDVSNYPGTTVDTTLAEFGDYQLTDTPGVYGISAFNEEERVTREIVLEADAVVNVVDATHLDRDLFLTLQLLDMGIPTVVALNMMDEAEAGGIDIDVDALEDALGVPVVPTVAVDGEGTDDLRERIPEATAPETTAVEDYYDELPDELTATRAEKTLLVEGDEPLAREVDVGGVMADGGSAALVEPGLREEIYGGRRSRVQSIADEVQTVTEVEGGIREWLSDLMIHPLTGTPIALAMLGLIFYLIGGVVAQRIVGITEGDIFAQHYNPAVEAFVSDLLPEAAWVDPIEFLLINPELGLLTITVQYVVGVLLPLVLAFYLAIGLLEDSGILPRLAVLTDRGLNRIGLNGRAVVPMIVGVGCVTMAVITTRMVGSKRERLISTALLGLAVPCSAQIGVIMGLLAGLGLVWWFGYLGVLLAVLGIAGLVLDRTLPGEGQALVTELPRLRVPRPGNLLRKTYNRTKMFLREAAPLFAATALVVSALDYVGGLDAIMDGLRPLTTLIGMPADFGQILVLGLIRRDFAAAGMTDMALSNAQIFVGLIVITLFVPCILTMTMILKERGKKSALLMWLGSWVAAFSVGAVAAATLGVLGV, encoded by the coding sequence ATGGAGGGCTGTCACGACACTGGGTGTGACGCGAGCGAGATCGACGCCGATTCCACCCTGGCGCTGGTTGGCTGTCCGAACGTCGGCAAGAGTGTCGTCTTCGCCGAACTCGCCGAGCAGTACGTCGACGTTTCGAATTACCCCGGCACCACCGTCGACACCACGCTCGCCGAGTTCGGCGACTACCAGCTGACGGACACGCCCGGCGTCTACGGCATCTCCGCGTTCAACGAGGAGGAGCGGGTCACCCGCGAGATCGTCCTGGAGGCAGACGCCGTGGTCAACGTCGTCGACGCGACCCACCTCGACCGGGATCTGTTCCTGACGCTGCAACTGCTCGATATGGGTATCCCGACCGTCGTCGCCCTCAATATGATGGACGAGGCCGAGGCCGGCGGGATCGATATCGACGTCGACGCGCTGGAGGATGCCCTGGGCGTCCCGGTCGTCCCGACCGTCGCCGTCGACGGCGAGGGGACCGACGACCTTCGCGAGCGGATCCCCGAGGCGACCGCGCCCGAAACGACCGCCGTCGAGGACTACTACGACGAACTCCCCGACGAACTTACGGCGACACGTGCCGAGAAGACGCTGCTGGTCGAGGGTGACGAGCCGCTGGCCCGCGAGGTCGACGTCGGCGGCGTGATGGCCGACGGCGGATCGGCCGCCCTGGTCGAGCCCGGACTGCGCGAGGAGATCTACGGGGGCCGTCGCTCGCGCGTCCAGTCGATCGCCGACGAGGTCCAGACCGTCACCGAGGTCGAGGGCGGGATCAGGGAGTGGCTCTCCGACCTCATGATCCACCCCCTGACGGGCACGCCGATCGCGCTGGCGATGCTCGGACTCATCTTCTACCTCATCGGCGGGGTGGTCGCCCAGCGGATCGTCGGCATCACGGAGGGCGACATTTTCGCCCAGCACTACAACCCCGCCGTCGAGGCGTTCGTGAGTGACCTCCTGCCAGAGGCGGCCTGGGTCGACCCGATCGAGTTCCTGCTGATCAACCCCGAACTCGGCCTGCTGACGATCACCGTCCAGTACGTCGTCGGCGTCCTGCTGCCGCTGGTGCTGGCCTTCTACCTCGCTATCGGGCTGCTCGAGGACTCGGGTATCCTGCCCCGGCTCGCGGTATTGACCGATCGCGGTCTCAACCGGATCGGCCTCAACGGCCGGGCGGTCGTCCCGATGATCGTCGGCGTCGGCTGCGTGACGATGGCGGTCATCACCACCCGGATGGTCGGCTCGAAACGCGAGCGCCTCATCTCGACCGCGCTGCTCGGCCTGGCCGTGCCGTGTTCGGCCCAGATCGGCGTCATCATGGGGCTGCTCGCGGGACTCGGGCTGGTCTGGTGGTTCGGCTACCTCGGCGTCCTGCTGGCCGTGCTCGGCATCGCCGGACTCGTCCTCGACCGGACGCTGCCCGGGGAGGGTCAGGCGCTCGTGACGGAACTCCCACGGCTGCGCGTCCCCCGGCCGGGCAACCTCCTCCGGAAGACCTACAACCGCACCAAGATGTTCCTGCGGGAGGCCGCGCCGCTGTTCGCCGCGACGGCCCTGGTCGTCTCCGCTCTGGATTACGTCGGCGGACTGGACGCGATCATGGACGGCCTGCGACCGCTGACGACGCTGATCGGCATGCCCGCGGACTTCGGGCAGATCCTCGTCCTCGGGCTGATCCGGCGTGACTTCGCCGCCGCCGGCATGACCGACATGGCGCTGAGCAACGCCCAGATATTCGTCGGCCTGATCGTCATCACGCTGTTTGTCCCCTGTATTCTGACGATGACGATGATCCTCAAGGAGCGCGGCAAGAAGAGCGCGCTCCTGATGTGGCTCGGCTCGTGGGTCGCGGCCTTCAGCGTCGGCGCGGTCGCGGCCGCCACGCTGGGGGTGCTCGGGGTATGA
- a CDS encoding FeoA family protein yields MSEVLADVGSGESVRLTEVPDGDTRARLLRLGFLDGAVECRHHIRKGPVIVRRNGTDLALGSDLAGEIEVERPTAGAGE; encoded by the coding sequence ATGAGTGAGGTACTGGCCGACGTGGGTTCAGGGGAGTCCGTCCGGTTGACCGAGGTACCGGACGGGGACACACGAGCACGGCTGTTACGCCTGGGATTCCTGGACGGGGCCGTCGAGTGTCGGCACCACATCCGGAAGGGGCCGGTGATCGTGCGGCGCAACGGGACGGATCTCGCCCTCGGCTCGGACCTCGCCGGCGAGATCGAGGTCGAACGGCCGACTGCGGGGGCGGGTGAGTGA
- a CDS encoding GIY-YIG nuclease family protein has protein sequence MTAKGTYTLVIELTERATITFGAAGERELAAGGYAYTGSAFGTGGFGRIDRHRELAAGERDVRHWHVDYLLGHPGTELTDVVKTVGEDVECQVARAITAAATPISGIGASDCGCETHLAYAPDHEGLQRRVEGAHRASDAEN, from the coding sequence ATGACTGCCAAGGGGACCTACACCCTCGTGATCGAACTCACAGAGAGGGCGACGATCACCTTCGGCGCGGCGGGCGAGCGCGAGCTGGCGGCTGGCGGGTACGCCTACACCGGCAGCGCCTTCGGGACGGGCGGGTTCGGCCGGATCGACCGCCACCGCGAACTCGCGGCGGGCGAGCGGGACGTTCGCCACTGGCACGTCGATTACCTGCTGGGGCACCCCGGGACGGAATTGACGGACGTGGTGAAGACGGTCGGCGAAGACGTCGAATGTCAGGTCGCGCGGGCGATCACGGCCGCGGCGACACCGATCAGCGGGATCGGGGCCTCGGACTGCGGCTGTGAAACGCATCTCGCGTACGCGCCCGATCACGAGGGCCTCCAGCGACGGGTCGAGGGTGCCCACCGGGCAAGCGACGCCGAGAACTGA
- the thiE gene encoding thiamine phosphate synthase, with the protein MTDWRVYLVTQASLSGDRTTPEIVEAAIEGGVDVVQLREKDVNARERYEMGREVREHTREAGVPLIVNDRVDLALALEADGVHLGDEDLPVAVARELLGEDAIIGRSVSFVDDAREAETAGADYLGVGAIFPTGSKDDIDDAEYAIGIDRVAAIVDAVDIPVVGIGGVTAENADSVIDAGAAGVAVITEITNADDPEAATGRLIDAVSKGQ; encoded by the coding sequence ATGACTGACTGGCGTGTCTACCTCGTCACGCAGGCGTCGCTGTCGGGCGATCGAACGACACCCGAGATCGTCGAGGCGGCCATCGAGGGCGGCGTCGACGTCGTCCAACTCCGCGAGAAGGACGTGAACGCCCGCGAGCGCTACGAGATGGGACGGGAAGTGCGCGAGCACACGCGGGAGGCGGGCGTACCGCTGATCGTCAACGACCGTGTCGACCTCGCACTCGCACTCGAGGCCGACGGCGTCCACCTCGGCGACGAGGATCTACCCGTGGCTGTCGCCCGCGAACTCCTCGGCGAGGACGCGATCATCGGCCGGTCGGTGTCGTTCGTCGACGACGCCCGCGAAGCCGAAACAGCCGGCGCGGACTACCTCGGCGTCGGCGCGATCTTCCCGACGGGCTCGAAGGACGACATCGACGACGCGGAGTACGCGATCGGGATCGACCGTGTGGCTGCAATCGTCGACGCCGTCGACATCCCAGTCGTGGGAATCGGGGGCGTCACCGCCGAGAACGCCGATAGCGTGATCGACGCCGGGGCGGCGGGGGTTGCCGTCATCACCGAGATCACGAACGCCGACGATCCGGAGGCGGCGACCGGAAGGCTGATCGACGCCGTCTCGAAGGGGCAGTGA
- a CDS encoding PAS domain S-box protein — MQTTRRILTLAVGLGMSVWVLDAALDTLFFYEETPFVALLVTDIPAHELYIRLVIMAVFVAAGAVAARQATQMREHERDVTLFRQLVDDASDSVFVIDPETGRITDVNETACEVLGYDRSTLLEMTPADLNTEFDDATAFREFLTAPEHETLEYYETVHERADGTTFPVEISASMVTIDDQQFRIAIARDISSRRERERRITHYKQAVESSRDLLTAVDSELQFLFANEAFRRFHGIGAETVQGEPLESVLDDQEFEIVEPRLRDALAGDRVSFEMVRTHASEGERVLDIRYWPLRDTDGAIQGVGASLRDVTEQKEMVEDLRRARQRYESLFDSIRDAILVADTDRRIVDCNPAFTELFGYDLAEIEGKPTGYVYENADEFEAMGESLGQHMDDPTFVQTVHYEKKSGQVFPGETNVFYLRDRDGEITGFIGLIRDVSDRRARITQIRTIDRVLRHNLNNALTVILGNADSIVDATTGDPRRSAERIIRTGEQLRATAEKERKITSFLAESRPTTGRDASAIIESVVADLREQYPEADLTVDLPAEQPVLSVDQLDRAIKELVENAVTHSDRSSPSVTVSVDTNGDIVEISVADDGPGIPEMERQVLIGNQEIEPLFHGQGIGLWLVHLIVQYSDGQLSVTQNDPRGSIVTVRLHSPGEKGQ, encoded by the coding sequence ATGCAGACTACGCGGCGAATCCTGACACTCGCCGTTGGACTCGGAATGTCCGTCTGGGTTCTCGATGCGGCACTGGACACCCTGTTCTTCTACGAGGAGACACCGTTCGTCGCGCTGCTCGTGACAGACATCCCGGCCCACGAACTGTACATTCGACTGGTGATCATGGCCGTCTTCGTGGCCGCGGGAGCCGTCGCGGCGAGACAGGCCACACAGATGCGAGAACACGAGCGGGACGTGACGCTGTTTCGTCAACTGGTCGATGACGCCTCCGACAGCGTGTTCGTCATCGATCCCGAGACCGGTCGCATCACGGACGTCAACGAGACCGCCTGTGAGGTGCTGGGGTACGATCGGTCGACGCTGTTGGAGATGACACCCGCCGACCTCAACACCGAGTTCGATGATGCGACGGCATTCCGCGAGTTTCTCACGGCACCCGAACACGAGACCCTGGAGTACTACGAGACGGTCCACGAGCGGGCCGACGGGACGACGTTCCCGGTCGAGATATCGGCCTCGATGGTGACGATCGACGACCAGCAGTTTCGAATCGCGATCGCCAGGGACATCTCCAGCCGGAGAGAACGCGAACGCCGGATTACCCACTACAAACAGGCCGTCGAGAGTTCGCGAGACCTGCTGACTGCAGTCGATTCGGAGTTGCAGTTCCTGTTTGCCAACGAGGCGTTTCGGCGATTTCACGGCATCGGGGCGGAGACGGTTCAGGGAGAACCACTCGAAAGCGTTCTCGACGACCAGGAGTTTGAGATAGTCGAGCCCCGCCTCCGGGACGCGCTGGCGGGCGATCGAGTCTCCTTCGAAATGGTTCGGACCCATGCTTCGGAGGGCGAGCGTGTACTCGACATCCGCTACTGGCCACTTCGGGACACCGACGGGGCGATCCAAGGGGTGGGAGCGTCACTGCGGGACGTCACAGAGCAAAAGGAGATGGTCGAGGACCTCCGGCGGGCCCGACAGCGCTACGAGTCGCTGTTCGACAGCATCAGAGACGCCATTCTGGTCGCCGATACCGACCGCCGGATCGTCGACTGCAACCCGGCGTTTACGGAGCTGTTCGGCTACGACTTGGCGGAAATCGAGGGCAAGCCGACGGGGTACGTCTACGAGAATGCCGACGAATTCGAGGCGATGGGCGAATCCCTGGGTCAGCACATGGACGATCCGACCTTCGTGCAGACAGTCCACTACGAGAAGAAGTCCGGACAGGTGTTTCCCGGCGAGACGAACGTCTTCTACCTCCGGGATCGGGACGGTGAGATAACCGGATTCATCGGACTCATCAGAGACGTCTCGGATCGGCGCGCCCGGATTACCCAGATCCGGACGATCGACCGCGTTCTCCGGCACAACCTCAACAACGCCCTGACGGTCATCCTGGGCAATGCCGACTCGATCGTCGACGCCACAACGGGCGATCCCCGACGGAGTGCCGAACGGATCATCCGGACGGGAGAACAGCTCCGGGCCACGGCAGAAAAAGAGCGAAAGATCACGAGTTTCCTGGCAGAGTCCCGACCCACCACCGGGCGTGACGCGTCCGCAATCATCGAGAGCGTTGTCGCCGACCTGCGCGAACAGTACCCCGAGGCCGATCTGACAGTCGATCTGCCGGCCGAACAGCCCGTTCTCTCGGTGGACCAGCTCGACCGGGCGATCAAAGAGCTCGTCGAGAACGCCGTCACCCACTCGGATCGAAGCAGTCCATCGGTCACGGTGTCGGTGGACACCAACGGCGACATCGTCGAGATCAGCGTCGCCGACGACGGACCCGGGATCCCCGAGATGGAGCGCCAGGTGTTGATCGGCAACCAGGAGATCGAACCGCTGTTTCACGGACAGGGGATCGGGCTGTGGCTGGTCCATCTGATCGTCCAGTATTCCGACGGCCAGCTTTCGGTCACCCAGAACGACCCCCGCGGGAGCATCGTCACCGTTCGGCTGCACTCTCCTGGCGAGAAGGGGCAGTAG
- a CDS encoding heavy metal translocating P-type ATPase: MSDEPGRDAEEGAQTGERASDGRKIQLAVPEMDCPSCAKKVDGSLERVDGIREVSLSPTKGTASVTYDPDRTTERDVIAAIEGAGYEVPGSRDGDDETGSGDPEIAPPTEIWTSSRAIKTWVGAVFLTLGLAIEFLLTGGNVEVATVLDYPIAVADALFLVAIIVSGAPVVRSGIHSARNRSLDIDLLMGVAILAATAIGYVVEAATLAVLFSIAELLEDYAMDRARDSLRELMELSPDEATVRREAAATDGSEASERASGETASRGGEEVTVPAEDVEIGETVLVRPGEKIPLDGTVIEGESAVDESPITGESMPVEKGPGEEVFAGSITAEGYLEVEVTSTSGDSTLARIIEMVQSAEENRTESEQFVDRFAGYYTPVVVVLAILTAAVPPLLITGSATLALAGFELVLPGGWRPWFVRGLTLLVIACPCAFVISTPVSVVSGITSAAKNGVLIKGGNHLEAMGEVDAIALDKTGTLTKGELAVTDVVPVGEREEGDVLRRAAALERRSEHPIAAAIRERADRAEIDPPDPDDFESLTGKGVRAEVGGETAYAGTPALFDELGLDLGALGFETGGDARTDGGSLEGRAASGETVAERIAALEREGKTIVVVGTASEVWGVVAVADEVRPTARRAVERLHDLGVEHVIMLTGDNEGTARAIAAEAGVDDYRAELLPEDKVSAVETLQAEYGDVAMVGDGINDAPALATADVAVAMGAAGTDTALETADIALLGDDIGKLPYLYSLSNRANGVIRQNIWASLGVKALLAVGVPLGYVSVAVAVVVGDMGMSLGVTGNAMRLSRIAPDNDSHGTTAPSRQESAAER; the protein is encoded by the coding sequence ATGAGTGACGAGCCGGGACGGGACGCCGAGGAGGGAGCGCAGACGGGGGAGCGAGCCAGTGACGGCCGGAAAATCCAGCTCGCCGTCCCCGAGATGGACTGTCCGTCCTGCGCGAAGAAGGTCGACGGGAGCTTGGAGCGCGTCGACGGGATCAGGGAGGTTTCGCTGTCGCCGACGAAAGGAACGGCGTCAGTCACATACGATCCCGATCGCACGACCGAACGCGACGTGATCGCGGCCATCGAGGGCGCGGGCTACGAGGTCCCCGGTAGTCGCGACGGAGACGACGAGACGGGCAGCGGTGACCCCGAGATCGCCCCGCCGACGGAGATCTGGACCAGTTCCCGGGCGATCAAGACCTGGGTCGGGGCGGTCTTTCTGACGCTCGGCCTGGCCATCGAGTTCCTCCTCACCGGCGGGAACGTCGAGGTCGCCACTGTCCTCGACTATCCCATCGCGGTCGCCGACGCCCTGTTCCTCGTCGCGATCATCGTCAGCGGTGCGCCGGTCGTCCGCAGCGGAATCCACTCGGCACGCAACCGGAGCCTCGACATCGACCTGCTGATGGGTGTGGCCATTCTCGCGGCGACGGCGATCGGGTACGTCGTCGAGGCCGCGACGCTTGCAGTGCTGTTCTCCATCGCCGAACTGCTGGAGGACTACGCGATGGACCGGGCGCGCGATTCCCTGCGGGAGTTGATGGAGCTGTCGCCCGACGAGGCAACAGTTCGGCGGGAGGCCGCAGCGACCGACGGGAGTGAGGCCTCCGAACGAGCGAGCGGTGAAACCGCGAGCAGAGGTGGTGAGGAGGTGACCGTCCCCGCTGAGGACGTCGAGATCGGCGAGACCGTGCTCGTCCGGCCCGGGGAGAAGATTCCGCTGGACGGTACCGTGATCGAGGGCGAGAGCGCGGTCGACGAGTCGCCGATCACCGGCGAGAGCATGCCCGTCGAGAAGGGGCCGGGCGAGGAGGTCTTCGCGGGTTCGATCACTGCCGAAGGATATCTGGAGGTCGAGGTCACCTCGACTTCGGGAGACTCGACGCTCGCACGCATCATCGAGATGGTCCAGAGCGCCGAGGAAAACCGGACCGAGAGCGAGCAGTTCGTCGACCGCTTTGCCGGCTACTACACGCCCGTGGTCGTCGTGCTGGCGATTCTGACCGCTGCTGTCCCACCGCTGTTGATCACGGGGAGCGCGACGCTCGCGCTCGCAGGTTTTGAACTCGTCCTGCCGGGTGGCTGGCGGCCCTGGTTCGTCCGCGGGCTGACGCTGCTGGTCATCGCCTGCCCGTGTGCGTTCGTCATCTCGACGCCCGTCTCGGTCGTTTCGGGCATCACGAGCGCCGCGAAGAACGGCGTCCTGATCAAGGGCGGCAATCACCTCGAAGCGATGGGTGAAGTCGACGCTATCGCGCTTGACAAGACCGGCACGCTCACGAAGGGCGAACTCGCGGTGACGGACGTCGTTCCCGTGGGCGAGCGCGAGGAAGGCGACGTACTCCGGCGGGCGGCGGCCTTAGAGCGCCGGAGCGAACACCCGATCGCGGCCGCGATCCGCGAGCGTGCCGATCGCGCGGAGATCGACCCGCCCGACCCCGACGACTTCGAGAGCCTCACCGGCAAGGGCGTCCGGGCCGAGGTGGGGGGCGAGACAGCCTACGCCGGCACGCCGGCGCTGTTCGACGAGCTTGGACTCGATCTGGGGGCGCTGGGGTTCGAGACGGGCGGGGACGCCCGGACCGACGGCGGCAGTCTCGAGGGCCGGGCGGCGTCCGGAGAGACCGTCGCCGAGCGGATCGCCGCCCTCGAGCGCGAGGGCAAGACCATCGTGGTCGTCGGCACCGCGAGCGAGGTCTGGGGCGTCGTCGCGGTCGCCGACGAAGTCCGGCCGACGGCCAGGCGTGCGGTCGAGCGGCTTCACGACCTCGGCGTCGAGCACGTCATCATGCTGACTGGCGACAACGAGGGCACCGCCCGGGCGATCGCTGCGGAAGCCGGCGTCGATGACTACCGTGCCGAACTGCTGCCCGAGGACAAGGTCAGCGCCGTCGAGACGTTACAGGCCGAGTACGGCGACGTGGCGATGGTCGGGGACGGCATCAACGACGCGCCCGCGCTGGCAACGGCCGACGTGGCTGTCGCGATGGGTGCCGCCGGAACCGACACGGCGCTGGAAACCGCCGATATCGCGCTTTTGGGTGACGATATCGGCAAGTTGCCCTATCTGTACTCGCTGTCGAACCGGGCCAACGGCGTGATCAGACAGAACATCTGGGCCAGCCTCGGCGTGAAGGCCCTGCTCGCGGTCGGCGTCCCGCTGGGGTACGTCAGCGTCGCGGTCGCCGTCGTCGTCGGTGACATGGGCATGAGCCTGGGTGTCACCGGCAACGCGATGCGCCTGTCCCGGATCGCGCCTGACAACGACAGCCACGGGACTACTGCCCCTTCTCGCCAGGAGAGTGCAGCCGAACGGTGA
- a CDS encoding helix-turn-helix domain-containing protein, whose translation MRELAFALEYAPGCNRVADTLAEFPDAHIRSLSLHATDERLWRVDHASGSPDALDAIESAFKSTDYYADCLATDDCGATQSTDVLDRSEETLVLYSYWERSPVCVSVPHLALDHLGDGLLFDTRHEGRHYTWRIIHSGTGDVGAFFDALAAAVGDCAEMEMLRTGATADPGSDEDGEATLLAPEQEAALRAAVEHGYYENPRDVDVADLAEHLDVPRSTLTYRLRRAEEHLAKQYVAGEPRPEAPPTG comes from the coding sequence ATGCGCGAGTTGGCTTTCGCCCTGGAGTACGCCCCGGGCTGTAATCGCGTCGCGGACACGCTCGCGGAGTTCCCGGATGCGCACATTCGGTCGCTGTCGTTACACGCCACCGACGAACGCCTCTGGCGGGTTGATCACGCGAGCGGGTCGCCCGACGCGCTCGATGCTATCGAGTCGGCCTTCAAATCGACGGACTACTACGCCGATTGCCTCGCGACCGATGACTGCGGTGCGACGCAGTCGACAGATGTCCTGGACCGCTCGGAAGAGACGCTCGTCCTCTACTCGTACTGGGAACGCTCGCCCGTCTGTGTCTCGGTTCCTCACCTGGCGCTGGATCACCTCGGCGACGGACTGCTCTTTGACACCCGCCACGAAGGCCGCCATTACACCTGGCGGATCATCCACTCGGGGACCGGCGATGTCGGGGCCTTCTTCGACGCGCTCGCGGCCGCCGTCGGGGACTGCGCCGAGATGGAGATGCTTCGGACGGGCGCGACGGCCGATCCCGGATCGGATGAGGACGGCGAGGCGACGCTTCTCGCCCCTGAACAAGAGGCTGCCCTGCGGGCGGCCGTCGAGCACGGCTACTACGAGAATCCGCGGGACGTCGACGTCGCCGATCTCGCCGAGCACTTAGACGTGCCCCGGTCGACGCTGACCTATCGCTTGCGGCGTGCGGAGGAACACCTCGCCAAGCAGTACGTGGCGGGAGAGCCCCGTCCGGAAGCGCCGCCGACAGGGTGA